In Mucilaginibacter celer, one DNA window encodes the following:
- a CDS encoding SDR family oxidoreductase — protein sequence MSKTIFITGTSTGFGKLTTITLANAGHTVIAGMRGVNGKNEAVAKELSALPNVEVVEIDITDDASVKAAFEYTLTKYGHIDVLVNNAAVSGFGLLEGYSIDQIKQMFEVNFYGTLRTIFAVLPGMRKEMNGLIINITTGASGHTLPFMIPYFASKFGVESITEGLHDELAQYNIENVSIQPGVYPTEMNNGSKAGVHADKPEIIAEYGDVAAQKFNAMGTALFSKMAEFNMDPQTIADGILHLVEMEKGSRPMRYPLDAVAQGTDQEFIDARAAIKAKWLSKYNN from the coding sequence ATGTCAAAAACAATTTTTATAACCGGAACAAGTACAGGGTTTGGTAAATTAACCACTATTACCCTGGCAAATGCAGGCCATACCGTTATTGCCGGTATGCGCGGAGTGAATGGGAAAAATGAAGCTGTTGCCAAAGAGCTTTCGGCATTGCCCAATGTTGAAGTGGTGGAGATAGATATTACCGACGATGCCTCGGTTAAAGCTGCCTTTGAATATACGCTAACCAAATACGGCCATATTGATGTATTGGTGAACAATGCGGCAGTATCCGGTTTTGGCTTGCTGGAGGGCTACTCTATAGATCAGATTAAACAGATGTTTGAAGTGAACTTTTACGGAACCCTGCGCACCATTTTTGCCGTATTGCCGGGCATGCGTAAAGAAATGAATGGCCTTATCATCAACATCACCACAGGCGCCAGCGGCCATACGCTGCCTTTCATGATTCCTTATTTTGCCTCGAAATTTGGTGTGGAAAGCATTACCGAGGGCTTGCACGACGAGCTTGCACAATACAATATTGAAAACGTGAGCATTCAGCCGGGCGTATATCCTACCGAAATGAACAATGGCAGCAAGGCCGGCGTACATGCTGATAAACCTGAAATTATTGCTGAATATGGCGATGTGGCCGCCCAAAAGTTTAACGCAATGGGCACAGCCCTGTTCAGTAAAATGGCCGAGTTTAATATGGATCCGCAAACTATTGCCGATGGTATTCTGCACCTTGTAGAGATGGAAAAAGGCAGCAGGCCAATGCGCTATCCGCTTGATGCCGTTGCCCAGGGCACCGACCAGGAATTTATTGATGCCCGCGCGGCCATCAAAGCAAAATGGCTGAGCAAATACAATAATTAA
- a CDS encoding Crp/Fnr family transcriptional regulator has protein sequence MFAPLKEYISQKATLTDADYAKIEAVCIYKKLRKRQYLLQEGDVWRYNAFIAKGLTRFYSVDESGRENIVSFARENWWTGDRASLLTGEPSKNNIDAVEDTELVMIANTNFEKLCKEIPAFNDMVNAIINKSFITSQSRIQAAIAFTAEQKYLDFIEKYPDLSVRVPQAMIASYLGITPETLSRVRKETVKKH, from the coding sequence ATGTTTGCGCCTTTAAAAGAATACATCAGCCAAAAAGCTACACTTACCGATGCCGATTATGCTAAAATTGAAGCAGTTTGCATTTATAAAAAACTACGCAAAAGGCAATACCTGTTGCAGGAAGGCGATGTTTGGCGATATAACGCTTTTATAGCTAAAGGACTAACACGTTTTTACAGCGTTGACGAAAGCGGCCGTGAAAATATTGTAAGCTTTGCCAGAGAAAACTGGTGGACCGGCGACCGCGCCAGCCTGCTTACCGGCGAACCATCCAAAAATAATATCGACGCCGTTGAGGATACTGAACTGGTGATGATTGCCAATACTAATTTTGAGAAGCTTTGCAAGGAAATACCTGCTTTTAACGATATGGTGAATGCCATTATTAACAAAAGCTTCATTACCAGCCAAAGCCGCATCCAGGCTGCAATAGCTTTCACTGCCGAACAAAAATACCTTGACTTTATAGAAAAATATCCAGATCTATCGGTACGTGTACCGCAAGCCATGATAGCCTCATACCTGGGCATTACGCCCGAAACGTTAAGCCGGGTACGAAAGGAAACGGTAAAAAAACATTAA
- a CDS encoding HD domain-containing protein, whose product MPAINIVQKVAAYVSMLMKKQLPATMYFHNLRHTQYVVNAAIEIAKNSGLNRDQTTIVKVAAWFHDTGYLYHYTGHEDTSLVIAGTFLMQHHYGDEFIQQVWDCIAATKMPQSPKNTTQQVICDADMRHFADENYKDFAHCLKQEWAVHLDKRYTEAEWQDINLHLLQHHQYFTDYGKTVLQPLKQKNISLMQTLA is encoded by the coding sequence ATGCCTGCAATTAATATAGTACAAAAAGTTGCCGCCTACGTTAGCATGCTGATGAAAAAGCAACTGCCGGCAACCATGTACTTCCATAATTTGCGGCATACCCAATATGTGGTTAACGCTGCTATCGAAATTGCAAAAAACAGCGGCCTTAACCGCGATCAAACCACTATAGTTAAAGTAGCGGCCTGGTTTCATGATACCGGTTATTTATACCACTATACCGGCCACGAAGACACCAGCCTTGTTATAGCCGGCACCTTTTTAATGCAGCACCACTATGGCGACGAATTTATACAGCAGGTTTGGGATTGCATTGCAGCAACCAAAATGCCGCAATCGCCCAAAAACACTACCCAACAGGTGATCTGCGATGCCGATATGCGCCACTTTGCCGACGAAAACTATAAGGATTTTGCCCACTGCCTGAAACAAGAATGGGCCGTACATTTAGATAAGCGCTACACCGAAGCCGAATGGCAGGATATTAACCTGCACCTTTTACAACACCATCAATATTTTACCGATTACGGCAAAACCGTACTGCAACCATTAAAGCAAAAAAACATCAGCCTGATGCAGACCCTCGCTTAA